ATCGGCGTCGACCCAGATGCCCAGATCGGCCAGCGCCCGGGTGGCCGGGGTGAGCGCGCCGATGCCCTCCAGGATGAGGCGTTGTCCGGACTCGACCGGATGCAGACCCTTCGGAGCGCAGGCAGCCCAATCCCACTGCCGCCAGTGCCCGGTGACCCCGGCCGCCCGTGGCTGCAGCAGGGACTGCTGTACATGATCTGCGGCCCAGGACAATCCGTCCCAGCCGGGATAGATGTCATCGAGACGGACGACCACGCTGTCGGCCCAGTTTTCCCGTAGCTGCAGCGCCAGCGTGGACTTGCCCGACCCTGAGCGGCCGTCGATCAGGACTGTCGTCGCCGTCGGGCCGAGACGACCCAAGACCTCATCGAGTGCCAATGAAGTTCCACGCTCCCATGGTTACCGACACCGTGATGGCAACCCCTGCGATGACGAATCCCGCCGCGATCAAGGCGAATTCGCGGGCACCGAACGGTGATGGCCGCGCCCAGGTCCGCGTGGGGTAGGCGCCGAAGCCGCGGGCTTCCATCGCGGTCGCCAGCTTCGAGCCTCGG
The window above is part of the Mycolicibacterium fortuitum subsp. fortuitum genome. Proteins encoded here:
- a CDS encoding AAA family ATPase translates to MALDEVLGRLGPTATTVLIDGRSGSGKSTLALQLRENWADSVVVRLDDIYPGWDGLSWAADHVQQSLLQPRAAGVTGHWRQWDWAACAPKGLHPVESGQRLILEGIGALTPATRALADLGIWVDADDTERKRRALDRDGETYRPHWDRWAAQEDEFIARHRPRECADLIAVLTAGRFEFTAPG